From Triticum urartu cultivar G1812 chromosome 2, Tu2.1, whole genome shotgun sequence, a single genomic window includes:
- the LOC125536006 gene encoding probable carboxylesterase 18, which yields MEAGSTSQERERPRASPPALPCAVRLQVTAFSPLIDVINRRDGTVNRGLYSVADRILRVRASPRPDSSGVRSADFDVDASRGLLARVFSFSSPAAPRAPLPVVVYFHGGGFAMFSARQCYFDRLCRRICRGVGAVVVSVEYRLAPEHPYPAAYDDAVDTLRFIDANGVPGLDEGVRVDHSSCFLAGESAGGNIIHHAANRWAAAAPTPSSVRLAGLISVQPYFGGEERTESELRLDGVAPIVTLRRADFWWRAFLPEGASRDHPAAHVTDENAELAEAFPPAMVLVGGFDPLQDWQRRYADVLRRKGKTVEVVEFPDGIHAFYLFPDLPDTARAIERMRTFVESNRTSPSAPEPSRGNDID from the coding sequence ATGGAAGCGGGGAGCACGAGCCAAGAACGCGAGCGCCCGCGCGCCTCGCCGCCGGCGCTGCCGTGCGCGGTGCGGCTGCAGGTCACCGCGTTCTCGCCCCTCATCGACGTCATCAACCGCCGCGACGGCACCGTCAACCGCGGCCTCTACTCCGTCGCCGACCGCATCCTCCGCGTGCGCGCGAGCCCCCGCCCGGACTCCTCCGGCGTCCGCTCCGCCGACTTCGACGTCGACGCGTCGCGCGGCCTCCTGGCCCGcgtcttctccttctcctcccccGCCGCGCCCCGGGCCCCGCTCCCGGTCGTCGTCTACTTCCACGGCGGCGGCTTCGCGATGTTCTCCGCGCGCCAGTGCTACTTCGACCGCCTGTGCCGCCGCATCTGCCGCGGCGTCGGCGCGGTCGTCGTCTCCGTCGAGTACCGCCTCGCCCCCGAGCACCCCTACCCGGCCGCCTACGACGACGCCGTGGACACGCTCCGCTTCATCGACGCCAACGGCGTCCCGGGGTTGGACGAGGGCGTCCGCGTGGACCACTCCAGCTGCTTCCTCGCCGGGGAGAGCGCCGGCGGCAACATAATCCACCACGCGGCCAACCGCTGGGCCGCGGCCGCGCCCACCCCCAGCTCCGTGCGCCTCGCCGGCCTCATCTCCGTGCAGCCCTACTTCGGCGGCGAGGAGCGGACGGAGTCGGAGCTGAGGCTGGACGGCGTGGCGCCGATCGTGACCCTCCGGCGGGCGGACTTCTGGTGGAGGGCGTTCCTGCCGGAGGGCGCCAGCCGCGACCACCCGGCGGCGCACGTGACCGACGAGAACGCCGAGCTGGCCGAGGCGTTCCCGCCGGCGATGGTGCTGGTCGGCGGGTTCGACCCGCTGCAGGACTGGCAGCGGCGGTACGCCGACGTGCTGCGGCGGAAGGGGAAGACCGTGGAGGTCGTGGAGTTCCCAGACGGCATCCACGCGTTCTACCTCTTCCCGGACCTCCCCGACACCGCCAGAGCTATCGAGCGCATGAGGACGTTCGTGGAAAGCAACCGGACGTCGCCGTCGGCGCCAGAACCTTCTCGCGGGAACGACATCGATTGA
- the LOC125541128 gene encoding probable carboxylesterase 18 — protein MEAAAGQGERPTPPPLPLGVRLQLAGLTAAIDAVERSDGTVNRCLYSVIDRLLSARANPRPDGSGVRSYDFTVDASRGIWARVFAPVSSAVPLPVVVYYHGGGFALFSPAIGPFNGVCRRLCSDVGAVVVSVNYRLAPEHRYPAAYDDGVDALRFLDDAGGVPGLGDGVPVDLASCFLTGESAGANIVHHVASRWAAEHQHAAKSLRLAGIIPVQPYFGGEERTESELRLEGVAPVVNLERSDFSWKAFLPVGATRDHPAAHVTDDNAELAEEFPPTLLVIGGFDPLQDWQRRYADVLRRKGVNVQVAEYPDGFHGFYGFPVADAGKVFLKMKAFVESNRAAPAKSTAR, from the coding sequence ATGGAAGCCGCCGCGGGTCAGGGAGagcgcccgacgccgccgccgctgccgctgggGGTGCGGCTCCAGCTGGCGGGCCTCACGGCTGCCATCGACGCCGTGGAGCGCAGCGACGGCACCGTCAACCGCTGCCTCTACTCGGTGATCGACCGGCTGCTGAGCGCGCGCGCCAACCCGCGCCCGGACGGCTCCGGCGTGCGCTCCTACGACTTCACCGTCGACGCCTCCCGCGGCATCTGGGCGCGCGTCTTCGCGCCGGTCTCCTCGGCGGTGCCGCTGCCCGTCGTCGTCTACTACCACGGCGGCGGCTTCGCGCTCTTCTCCCCGGCCATCGGCCCCTTCAACGGCGTGTGCCGCCGCCTCTGCAGCGACGTCGGCGCCGTGGTCGTGTCCGTCAACTACCGCCTCGCCCCGGAGCACCGCTACCCGGCGGCGTACGACGACGGCGTCGACGCGCTCCGCTTCCTCGACGACGCCGGAGGCGTCCCGGGCCTCGGCGACGGCGTCCCCGTCGACCTCGCCAGCTGCTTTCTCACCGGGGAGAGCGCGGGGGCCAACATCGTCCACCACGTCGCCAGCCGCTGGGCCGCCGAGCACCAGCACGCCGCCAAGTCCCTCCGCCTCGCCGGCATCATCCCCGTGCAGCCCTACTTCGGCGGCGAGGAGCGGACGGAGTCGGAGCTCAGGCTGGAGGGCGTGGCGCCGGTGGTGAACCTCGAGCGCTCCGACTTCTCGTGGAAGGCGTTCCTGCCCGTGGGAGCCACCCGCGACCACCCTGCGGCGCACGTGACCGACGACAACGCCGAGCTGGCCGAGGAGTTCCCGCCGACGCTGCTGGTGATCGGCGGGTTCGACCCGCTGCAGGACTGGCAGCGGCGGTACGCCGACGTGCTGCGACGGAAGGGGGTGAATGTTCAGGTGGCGGAGTACCCGGACGGCTTCCACGGGTTCTACGGCTTCCCTGTCGCTGACGCCGGCAAGGTTTTCCTGAAGATGAAGGCCTTCGTGGAGAGCAACAGGGCGGCGCCGGCGAAATCCACCGCCCGATGA